The Rheinheimera mangrovi genome contains the following window.
AACACCTACCGTGTGACTATGATGGGGGTCACCACAGGCGAATCTGAGCTGCGCCACGATAACGAGCTGGCGATTAACCCAGGTCAGGTCTTTGGTACAGTCAAAGGCATAGCTACAAAAGATCCCGCTTTTGGTTTGGAGGCGGTCTGGATAGCGAAGAGCCAACGCGAACATGCTCAAACCTTAGGGTATACAGTAGTGGATGCGGCGACGGTGGTCGCTACTCATTTAAGCCAGATTTTAACCAATAACGCAGCACAGTTGCTGGGCCATGAAGAAGTGCAGAATCTGCTGGATATGCTGGCTAAATCTTCACCCAAGTTGGTGGATGCTTTAGTGCCTGATACCTTGCCGCTGACAGTCGTAGTGAAAGTGTTGCAAAACCTGCTGCATGAAGGTGTGCCTATCCGTGATATGCGCACCATAGTCCAAACGCTGGTGGACTATGGTTCGAAGAGTCAGGATGTTGACGTATTAACCGCATCTTGCCGCGTGGCGTTAAAGCGGCTGATTATTCAGGAAGTGGTAGGTAGTGCGCCTGAAGTACCTGTGATTACCTTCGCTCCTGATTTAGAGCAGATGTTACATCAGTCAATGCAATCGGCCGGTAATGATGGCTCTGGTATTGAACCAGGCCTTGCTGAGCGTATTCAACAGTCATTAGCCACAGCCTGTCAGAATCAGGAATTGGCCGGCGAACCTGCAGTTTTACTGACATCCGGCATTCTGCGATCAGTTATGGCACGATTCGTGAAATACAGTATTCCAGGATTACGGGTTTTGTCCTACCAAGAGATCCCTGACAACAAACAAATACGTATTGTCAGTGTGGTAGGCCAGTCGAATTAGGAGTTAAGCTATGAAAATCAAACGCTTTGTTGCCAAAGATATGCGCACCGCTCTGACAGAAGTCAAAGAGTTTTTAGGCCCTGATGCCATTATTCTGTCGAATAAAAAAGTGGCTGGCGGCGTTGAAATTGTAGCAGCTATAGACCCGGAAGCCGCGCCGTCTGTGGCTAAGGCTGAACCTGCTGTTGCAGCTCAAGTCGCAGCTCAGCCCGCGGTAGGCAGTCGTTTGAATATCAAAGTAGATGATGAACCAGAGCAAGTGCCTGCTGACTCTCTGCAAGCTTTATTAGCCCGTCAAATCAGCAAACAACCAGCGGCTGCTCAGGCTATCTCTGCCAATAAAATGGCGGCTACAAAAACTGCTGCAGCCACCAATGCGTTGTTTTCGGTCGCAAATTCAGCACCTTCAGATGTTGAACGTCAATCTTCCGGCGCGCCTATGGTCAATCTGACTGAATTGACCCGTTATCAGGAGCAACAAGCCAAACTGATGCAAAAACAGTTTGATGCAATGCGCAACGAAATGTCTTCGATGAAACAACTGCTGCAACATCAAGTCTCTGGTTTAATGTGGCAGGATTTAGCTCGTCGTGAACCTGTTCGGGCCCTGGTGATTGAAAAGCTGTTGGCACTAGGCTTATCCGAGCCTGTCGCTGATCAAATTGCCTGTTTTATGCCAGAAGATATCAGCGATGCTGAAGCCTGGGACAGTGCGTTAGAGTTATTAACTGGCCAGTTGATCACCACCAATGACGACATTATGCGTCGTGGTGGTGTAGTAGCGCTAGTAGGCCCTACAGGTGTGGGTAAAACTACCACAGTGGCCAAACTTGCAGCTCAGTTTGCTAAGCGTCATGGTGCAGATCAAGTGGCGTTAATTACCACAGATTCATTTCGTATCGGCGCATACGAGCAACTAGCCACCTTTGGTCGCATTATTGGTTGCCCGGTGAAACAGGTAAAGGACAGCGAAGAGTTAGCGACACTGTTAAATCAGTTACAACAACGTAAATTAATTCTGATTGACACCGCAGGCATGAGCCAACGCGACGTGCGCCTTGCTGAAAAACTTGCGTCTTTAGTGCATAATTCGCGTGTTAAAATAAAAAGTTATCTGGTATTGTCTGCAACATCTCAAGCTCGCGTCATGCAGGAAACCGTTGAGCATTTCAAACGTATTCCATTAGCGGGTTGTATTTTCACCAAACTTGATGAATGCTTAAGTTTGGGAGAAATCATTAATGTGGCAATCCAAAATGCGTTACCGGTCAGTTATTTGACCAACGGACAACGAGTCCCTGAAGATATCGAAATGGCCGATGCGAAAATAATGGTTGCCAAGGCAGAGCAGTTACGGACCTCTAACAGTAGTACGGGCTATCAGTGGTATTCAGATTCAGTAGCCCGAGTGGAAGGAACCTATGCATAATCTTCCGATGAATGATGATCAAGCCAGTGGCCTGAGAAGAATGAAGCAACAACAGCAGCAACAAATGGTAAAAGTCATAGCAGTGACAGGCGGCAAAGGTGGCGTGGGTAAAACTAACGTCACTCTGAACCTTGCCATGGCTATGTCTCAGCTTGGAAAAAAAGTATTGGTACTGGACGCTGACCTTGGATTAGCGAACTGCGACGTAATGCTTGGGCTTCGTGTACAAAAAAACTTATTTCATGTGTTATCCGGTGAAGCTGAATTAGACGATATTCTGATTGAAGGGCCTTTTGGCATCAAAATTGTGCCGGCAACTTCAGGCACTCAGTCAATGACCGAATTAAAGCCAGTGGAACACGCTGGTCTTATTCGGGCGTTCAGCGAAATGCGGACAAAGTTTGATATTTTACTGGTGGATACCGCTGCTGGTATTTCCGATATGGTATTGAGTTTTTCTCGTGCTTCTCAAGATGTGTTAGTTGTGGTCTGTGACGAACCATCTTCTATCACCGATGCTTACGCTTTAATGAAAATATTGAGCCGTGAACACGGTGTACAGCGTTTTAAAATTGTCGCCAATATGGTGCGCAGTTTAAAAGAAGGTCAGGAACTATTTGCCAAATTAAGCCGGGTAACAGACCGTTTTTTAGATGTCAGTCTTGAATTAGTTGCTACTATTCCCTTTGATGAAAACGTAAGAAAAGCAGCGCGTAAACAAAAAGCTTTTGTCGATGCTTTTCCAAAAACTCCAGCCTCTTTGGCTGTTCGCACTTTGGCTACCCGTGCAGTGCAATGGCCTGTGCCTCCGATGGCGTCAGGCCATCTGGAGTTTTTCCTGGAACAACTGGTACAACAACCTGAAGCGAGAGGTCTGGTTTGAATAGCAAACTTGCGGCCTACGGTGCCGCTGATCATCTGACCCAAATGGTTGAACGGTACGCACCTCTGGTTAAGCGTATTGCCTACCATTTGTTAGCCCGTCTGCCAGCCAGCGTTCAAGTGGATGATTTAATTCAATCCGGTATGATAGGTCTGATTGAAGCTGCGAAGAACTTTGATGGCAGTAAAGGAGCTAGCTTTGAAACCTTCGCTGGTATTCGTATTCGTGGCTCTATGTTGGATGAAATTCGCCGTGGTGACTGGACTCCGCGCTCTGTCCACCGTAATTCACGTATGATAGCTGAAGCTATTGCTGAGCTTGAATCTGAATTGGGTCGCGATGTAAAAGATAGTGAAGTTGCTGAAAAACTTGATATATCTCTGGATGAGTATCATCATATGCTTAGTGACGCTAGCAGCGGCCGCATTATTGGTATCGAAGATCTGGGGATCTCAGATGATGTGTTAGTGACTGCAAATGATAAAGAAGACGATCATTTGTACGAACAACAGGCAAATGATGCATTTCAGCAGGCATTGATAAAAAATATCAGTAGCTTACCGGAACGAGAAGCTATAGTGTTGTCGCTGTATTATAATGACGAACTAAATTTGAAAGAGATTGGTGCTGTGCTGGATGTCAGTGAGTCCAGGGTCAGTCAAATTCATAGTCAGGCGTTGGTGCGCTTGCGCTCCAGAATGCAGGATTGGTTGTAATAGTTTGAGTTAGTCCAGCTTGGGCTCTCACCGGAGGGGATTTTGGATAAGAATATGAAAATTCTTGTGGTTGATGATTTCTCAACCATGAGACGCATTATAAAAAACCTGTTACGAGATCTGGGTTTCACCAATGTGTCTGAAGCTGATGACGGCAGTACGGCTTTGCCTATGCTGCAAAACGGTGATTTTGATTTTGTAGTCACTGACTGGAACATGCCAGGTATGCAAGGTATCGATTTGTTACGTGCAATTCGTGCTGACGCAAAACTGAAGCATATCCCTGTATTAATGGTGACCGCTGAAGCGAAAAAGGAACAAATCATTGCGGCTGCTCAGGCTGGAGTGAATGGTTACATTGTCAAACCTTTTACTGCTGCTACCCTACAGGAAAAACTGGCTAAAGTATTCGAACGTTTGGGTTAAACCGTAACTGACAAAGGAGTACACCATGTCTGTAGCTACGGCACCCTTGATTACTTTAGAGCAGGCCCGTGAACTGGTTCAGTTACTGGAATTCGGCGAAATCGAAACAGCAAACGAACTGGTACAACAGCTGGCTGTGCCGGGCTCCTCTGAGTTATTTGCCGAGGTTGGAAAACTAACCCGGCAACTGCACGATTCGCTGAAAAGTTTCCAAATTGACCCATCCTTAAGTTCTTTGCTGGAAGATGATATTCCAGATGCAAAAAAACGGCTGAATCATGTCATCGATATGACTGAGCAGGCC
Protein-coding sequences here:
- a CDS encoding RNA polymerase sigma factor FliA, producing the protein MNSKLAAYGAADHLTQMVERYAPLVKRIAYHLLARLPASVQVDDLIQSGMIGLIEAAKNFDGSKGASFETFAGIRIRGSMLDEIRRGDWTPRSVHRNSRMIAEAIAELESELGRDVKDSEVAEKLDISLDEYHHMLSDASSGRIIGIEDLGISDDVLVTANDKEDDHLYEQQANDAFQQALIKNISSLPEREAIVLSLYYNDELNLKEIGAVLDVSESRVSQIHSQALVRLRSRMQDWL
- a CDS encoding MinD/ParA family protein, which encodes MHNLPMNDDQASGLRRMKQQQQQQMVKVIAVTGGKGGVGKTNVTLNLAMAMSQLGKKVLVLDADLGLANCDVMLGLRVQKNLFHVLSGEAELDDILIEGPFGIKIVPATSGTQSMTELKPVEHAGLIRAFSEMRTKFDILLVDTAAGISDMVLSFSRASQDVLVVVCDEPSSITDAYALMKILSREHGVQRFKIVANMVRSLKEGQELFAKLSRVTDRFLDVSLELVATIPFDENVRKAARKQKAFVDAFPKTPASLAVRTLATRAVQWPVPPMASGHLEFFLEQLVQQPEARGLV
- the flhF gene encoding flagellar biosynthesis protein FlhF; protein product: MKIKRFVAKDMRTALTEVKEFLGPDAIILSNKKVAGGVEIVAAIDPEAAPSVAKAEPAVAAQVAAQPAVGSRLNIKVDDEPEQVPADSLQALLARQISKQPAAAQAISANKMAATKTAAATNALFSVANSAPSDVERQSSGAPMVNLTELTRYQEQQAKLMQKQFDAMRNEMSSMKQLLQHQVSGLMWQDLARREPVRALVIEKLLALGLSEPVADQIACFMPEDISDAEAWDSALELLTGQLITTNDDIMRRGGVVALVGPTGVGKTTTVAKLAAQFAKRHGADQVALITTDSFRIGAYEQLATFGRIIGCPVKQVKDSEELATLLNQLQQRKLILIDTAGMSQRDVRLAEKLASLVHNSRVKIKSYLVLSATSQARVMQETVEHFKRIPLAGCIFTKLDECLSLGEIINVAIQNALPVSYLTNGQRVPEDIEMADAKIMVAKAEQLRTSNSSTGYQWYSDSVARVEGTYA
- the cheY gene encoding chemotaxis response regulator CheY → MKILVVDDFSTMRRIIKNLLRDLGFTNVSEADDGSTALPMLQNGDFDFVVTDWNMPGMQGIDLLRAIRADAKLKHIPVLMVTAEAKKEQIIAAAQAGVNGYIVKPFTAATLQEKLAKVFERLG